In the Clostridium beijerinckii genome, one interval contains:
- a CDS encoding polyketide cyclase gives MELTFKLEVNAPKEAIWSYYADLEKRHIWEEDLESIKFDGELQTGTTGTMKLEGMPEMSFTLTNIVPNCSYWDRTDVPGVGGIYFGHDILQKDGKTFIQHTVRLDKENPSEDDLNFLCNVFSDVPKSTMIIKKTS, from the coding sequence ATGGAGTTAACATTCAAATTAGAAGTAAATGCACCTAAGGAAGCTATTTGGTCTTATTATGCTGATCTTGAAAAAAGACATATTTGGGAAGAAGATTTAGAAAGCATTAAATTTGATGGAGAATTACAAACAGGAACTACTGGTACAATGAAACTAGAGGGAATGCCAGAGATGTCTTTTACTCTTACTAATATCGTTCCTAATTGTTCTTATTGGGACAGAACTGATGTCCCTGGGGTTGGAGGCATATATTTTGGACATGACATATTGCAAAAAGATGGTAAAACCTTTATTCAACATACTGTGAGATTAGATAAAGAAAACCCATCAGAAGATGATTTAAATTTTCTTTGCAATGTATTTTCTGATGTTCCTAAATCTACTATGATAATCAAAAAGACCAGCTAA